ATAGGCTGCAAACCACTTACATCGAGGGACCGCTCCGCTTTCCATAAATCATATTGTAACTGCAGTCGCATCCACGCTTCCGGCGTACGGCCGAAAACCTTGGACAGTCTCAGGGCCATCTCCGGGCTAATCCCTGATCTTCCATTAAGAAGGCCCGAGAGCGTCTTTCGTGTAACTTTTAGGGCCTTGGCGGTATCGGTGACGGTCAAACCAAGGGGCTCAACACACATTTCTCTAATTATTTCGCCTGGATGTGGCGGATTATGCATACGCATGGCACTCATCTCTAATGATAATCCTCATAGTTTACGTCCACAGCGTCACCCTTTCTCGATTTAAAGGTAACGCGCCAATTACGGCTTATTTTCACAGCCCAGGTTCCTGCAGGCTTTCCTTTCAGTTCATGCGGATCTAATGCCGGCAGGTCCATATCCTCAATCGTTTCAGCAGTTTCAAGAAGGGCCGGTACGTATCGAAGGCGCGTCAAATGTTGGGGATTGACGCCTGAAGCCTTCCCTGATTCAAATAATTGTTTCAAGCCCTTGTGTTTGAATTTCTGAATCATTTTAACGTATTGTAACCCGATACGTTACAGGTGTCAAGCCTTGAAATAATTTTACACGTAACAATGTTGAGTTTCGCGTCGCTCTTCCCAATTGAGCATTGCGGGGAAGCAAGATGTCAAGAAAAACCAGACCCCATAGTTCTCGCCGGATTTGGGGCGTATCCGGAGGCATGAACAACCACGGAAGATGTTACGCCGTTCGATCCCTCGGCAGATGATGTGATGCAACGCTCCCGGCGCATCAATGCGTGCTTTTCGTGGTGTGAGGTTTCTATATCACAGGCGATCAAACAAAGAAACGCGCAAATTCAACTCTGTCCCCCTTTTGCCCGGCAAGAAGCATGGAATCGTGTTGATTTTAGAGAACGAAACCGACCGCAAGTATTTTATTCGGTTGAATTCGGTGATTATGTATTACGGGTTGGATATGGACGTGTGGGAGGTGCGGTGGCGACATTAGGTTATGTCAATTTGAAAGTGCGACTATGGCAACT
This region of Deltaproteobacteria bacterium genomic DNA includes:
- a CDS encoding type II toxin-antitoxin system RelE/ParE family toxin, producing MIQKFKHKGLKQLFESGKASGVNPQHLTRLRYVPALLETAETIEDMDLPALDPHELKGKPAGTWAVKISRNWRVTFKSRKGDAVDVNYEDYH
- a CDS encoding HigA family addiction module antidote protein, translating into MRMHNPPHPGEIIREMCVEPLGLTVTDTAKALKVTRKTLSGLLNGRSGISPEMALRLSKVFGRTPEAWMRLQLQYDLWKAERSLDVSGLQPIKAA